One part of the Devosia yakushimensis genome encodes these proteins:
- a CDS encoding ComF family protein: MPLHRRLAKGLRRAGHMLLDQFYPPVCLGCDAPTGAADTLCPKCFAALRPITAPLCPVLGLPFEIAFGADALSAEAIADPPPFERARAAVVYNDLAGGLVSRLKYGDRPELARFCARLMAGAGHELWADRPVLVPVPLHPARLRMRRYNQSGELARELAKLTGLDCEMGLVRRIRKTKQQVGLSGDGRARNVAGAFAVDVERLALQAGRRIVLIDDVYTTGATCKAVTRALKKNGAQYVDVMSFARVVISAEMPI; encoded by the coding sequence TGCATCGCCGTCTGGCCAAGGGGCTGCGGCGTGCCGGGCATATGCTGCTCGATCAGTTCTATCCGCCCGTATGCCTTGGTTGCGATGCTCCGACAGGTGCCGCCGATACGCTCTGCCCAAAGTGCTTTGCGGCGTTGCGGCCCATTACGGCGCCGCTCTGCCCGGTGCTGGGGCTGCCGTTTGAAATCGCATTTGGCGCCGATGCGCTCTCGGCCGAAGCGATTGCCGATCCGCCGCCCTTTGAGCGGGCGCGGGCGGCCGTGGTCTATAACGATTTGGCGGGAGGCCTGGTGTCGCGCCTCAAATATGGCGACCGGCCGGAGCTGGCGCGGTTCTGCGCGCGGCTCATGGCGGGGGCGGGCCATGAATTGTGGGCTGACCGCCCGGTTCTGGTGCCGGTGCCGCTCCATCCCGCACGGTTGCGGATGCGGCGCTATAATCAATCGGGCGAGCTGGCGCGGGAGCTCGCAAAACTCACCGGGCTCGATTGCGAGATGGGACTGGTCCGGCGCATCCGCAAGACAAAGCAACAGGTGGGACTGAGCGGGGATGGACGTGCGCGCAACGTGGCGGGCGCCTTTGCCGTCGATGTCGAGCGGCTGGCCTTACAGGCGGGGCGGAGGATCGTTTTGATCGACGATGTTTATACGACGGGCGCAACCTGCAAGGCGGTGACGCGGGCGCTCAAGAAAAACGGTGCTCAATATGTCGACGTGATGAGTTTTGCGCGCGTTGTGATCTCAGCGGAAATGCCCATATAA
- the grxC gene encoding glutaredoxin 3, which yields MSRIEIYTTPSCPYCHAAKALLDDKGVDYTEITVLDPELREAMTERAHGRRTVPQIFIGETHVGGYDDMAALDRQGGLDPLLAD from the coding sequence ATGAGCAGAATCGAAATCTATACCACTCCCTCCTGTCCCTATTGCCATGCCGCCAAGGCGCTGTTGGACGACAAGGGCGTGGATTATACTGAGATCACCGTGCTCGATCCTGAACTGCGCGAAGCCATGACCGAGCGGGCGCATGGCCGTCGTACCGTGCCGCAGATCTTCATCGGGGAAACCCATGTGGGCGGTTATGACGATATGGCGGCGCTCGACCGGCAGGGCGGGCTGGACCCGCTCTTGGCAGACTAG
- a CDS encoding carbon-nitrogen hydrolase family protein: protein MKIAAIQMRSGMDPDANLAALEPMIAEAAAAGAVYVLTPEVTMIFAENREGLAKVAAPFEGHPQLARVGALARQYGIHVHIGSLAVPLEDGRFANRSVLFGPDGGIVARYDKIHLFDADIAGLNAYQESATYKGGEVAVTAPLGAVTLGFSICYDMRFPRLYNALANAGATLIAVPAAFTVPTGQAHWEVLLRARAIETGSYVVAAAQGGQHANGRATYGHSIVIDPWGRIVAQLDHDEPGVLVAEIKPELVDEVRGRIPALANARDFALPGALQD, encoded by the coding sequence ATGAAGATTGCCGCCATTCAGATGCGCTCGGGGATGGACCCGGACGCCAATCTTGCCGCGCTTGAACCCATGATCGCCGAAGCCGCCGCGGCGGGCGCGGTCTATGTGCTGACGCCTGAGGTCACCATGATCTTTGCGGAAAATCGCGAAGGACTGGCCAAGGTGGCAGCGCCATTCGAGGGCCATCCGCAGTTGGCGAGGGTGGGGGCACTGGCGCGGCAATATGGCATCCATGTTCATATCGGTTCGCTGGCGGTGCCGCTCGAGGATGGGCGTTTCGCCAATCGTTCGGTGCTGTTCGGCCCCGATGGCGGGATTGTTGCGCGCTACGACAAGATTCATCTGTTCGATGCTGATATTGCCGGGCTCAACGCCTATCAGGAAAGCGCCACCTATAAGGGTGGCGAGGTGGCCGTGACGGCGCCGCTGGGGGCGGTCACGCTCGGCTTTTCGATCTGCTACGACATGCGCTTTCCCCGGCTCTACAATGCGCTGGCCAATGCCGGCGCCACGCTGATAGCGGTGCCGGCGGCCTTTACCGTGCCGACCGGCCAGGCGCATTGGGAAGTGCTGTTGCGGGCGCGCGCCATTGAAACGGGGTCCTATGTCGTCGCGGCCGCCCAGGGCGGGCAGCACGCCAATGGAAGGGCCACCTATGGGCATTCGATCGTGATCGACCCCTGGGGGCGGATCGTGGCGCAGCTGGACCATGACGAACCAGGCGTGCTGGTCGCCGAGATCAAACCCGAATTGGTCGATGAGGTCCGCGGCCGGATACCCGCCCTGGCCAATGCGCGCGATTTTGCGCTGCCGGGTGCATTGCAGGACTGA
- a CDS encoding DUF1178 family protein, producing MGAKDGSVIQYSLSCEKGHRYDAWFRNAAAFEEQQARGIVTCAVCGSDKVGKAPMAPAVARTDNPRVSLSSSHPEAAKMRELLRAYRQKVMSEADYVGDKFAEEARKIHFDEAEARGIYGEATRDEVIALAEDGVDFMPLPDLPEEHN from the coding sequence ATGGGCGCCAAGGACGGTTCTGTGATTCAATATTCCCTCAGTTGCGAGAAGGGCCACCGCTATGACGCGTGGTTCCGGAACGCGGCGGCTTTCGAAGAGCAACAGGCGCGGGGTATCGTGACCTGTGCCGTGTGCGGTTCGGACAAGGTCGGCAAGGCGCCGATGGCTCCGGCCGTGGCGCGCACGGATAATCCCAGGGTTTCACTCAGTTCCAGCCATCCCGAGGCGGCCAAGATGCGCGAGCTGTTGCGCGCCTACCGGCAGAAGGTGATGAGCGAGGCCGATTATGTCGGCGACAAATTTGCCGAGGAAGCGCGCAAGATCCATTTCGACGAGGCCGAGGCGCGCGGCATTTATGGTGAGGCGACGCGCGATGAAGTGATCGCGCTGGCCGAGGACGGCGTGGATTTCATGCCGCTGCCTGATCTGCCCGAAGAGCACAACTAG